A segment of the Lycium ferocissimum isolate CSIRO_LF1 chromosome 10, AGI_CSIRO_Lferr_CH_V1, whole genome shotgun sequence genome:
CCGAAACTGACCCGTTTCGCGATGGTTCCGCGATGCGGGTGCATCGCGCAACATTCTGAAGCTAAAAACTCAGAGTTGTGCGATCTCTCCGCGAAGCGGGGCCATCGCGCGCTCTCTCACGCGCCCCGAGAAGCGACGGGTGTCGGTTTTGCATAGTGTttggtaaaatgggcataacttctcGTACATAACTCTGTTCAagacccataatataccgttggaaagctatttcaaagggctacaacttttattgaggaaggttcctcaaattcccaacggattggCACGAAATTTGGCTGGAGGtcagacgtatcgaaaacttagccgattctataggatttcaagtgctttactattagccatattgagatgatcatatctccttgatccgATCTACGATTggcttggtccttatatcgttagaaaggtatttctacgtactacaactttcattgagggtacttttcccaaattctcaactaatcaaagagttatcactgcccgaagtaggcctatcaaccattttcgcaaaacgctcaaaccttcattttttttttccgctaaaactctaatgatacgagtctaaccttagttctaagatacggggtgttacagtacggggtgtaacaggtctcgctatagcggaacTTCTCCCGCTACGGCAGACCTCATTAATTTCCCGACTCCCATGGCGGCGACCATCTCCCCGCTACGGCGGACTCGAAGACCCTATAAtgacctagcgggtcgttacatttattttaatcTCGTTCTTATATTTAGGTGTGACTTGCCTTGAGTTTTCCACATCACATTAAGGCAGAGTGTCTACAGACTCACTATTGCTCAGAGCCAATGAGCCATTAAAGACACCATCAGCAGTATACTATTTTTACGGTGCTACGACaatgttttttttattatcttatTATGTGGTTGTATTCATTTGTGTTGTCGTCGTCGCCCAGAGGCAGAAGATGCTCCTCCATAGACACTTTCTGTGGAGACGTATCATGAGCCTAGTGTCATTGTTGACACATTTTCCATCGATTTCTTTTTGTGATGAGAGATATGCAGCCTTTGATACGTATTTTATATGTACGAACCGGTTTGACCAGGTAGGACTCATACGAGTTCTTCCGTCTTGCGGCCATAAATATCACCTTGATTGTATCCTTGGATGGATGTCGTCAGGCGCTATGATTGCTTTTCGATAACCATATTGTTGGTACGACTATAGTTCCTTTTAGGGAATATACTTTTATGTACGGGAAGAAATGCACCTGTTCATTAATTATGTattttagagcccgtttggattgacttataagttgcttatataaagtttgttttcttttttagtgtTTGACCTAgaacttaaagtcattttgtgcttaaaataagtccaaaaaataattgggcccgtttggcttTATATCTACGAACAgccttataagccaaaaaaaataagttggactacccgaacttatttttttttacttataagctgctttttttaagcccatccaaacaggctcttagttgTGTGCTTCAAAAGTTAACTAATTAAGACCCAATATCGTGGATGCTTTAAATGAGATTAGgttctttccttttatttttttatttatgatgttcatttttttggggttgtaaGAACTTTAGTTTTCTAGAATTATTGAATCAATGTGAATGAATTCAGAATCTAATAAATATATGACCAATGCTATTTATTTCTCATTGttcaaaagaatataccaagaagcAACAATATTTTTGTGTTGACTTCTTAACTTTACGCcataaataaattagaagttgatCCTTgcttcaaagaaaataagtgccTGGGCAGATGTTATCATTTAAAagacatatcaaataaaactgaGGGAGTAAtgagggagtaatatttattAAATAGATTTATCTTTGTGCTAAGGGTTTATAGGAAACAAGTAATATTTATTAAATAGATTTATCTTTGTGTTGAGGGTTTATAGGAAACAATCTTTCTAccttccaaaatatatataggaGTAAGGTCAGCGTACATTCTACCCTTCTCAGATTTTACTTTGTGAGATTTCATTGAGTATGTTATTGATGTAATCCATTACTTCTTTAAGTACTTTTTTATACATAGTAATATACTGTTACTAACTATAGTATGTGTCAATTGTCCGTACAAAATGCAGCATCAGCAGCAGTTGACTGGGTCGGTAGCGGCAGGACGGCTTTCAAGtggtaaaaaaaagaaaaaacagcaAGCATTTGAAGACGAGTGTTGAAGTGTCAAAGTGGCAGTGACTGAAGAGCTTCTCCCCTGACTTTGCTTTCATTCCTTCCTACTATACGCGTCCCCATTACTATTTTAATACTATATATCACTATAACTATACTAAAGCCTGTCCTCACTACCCCACTTTTCCCTGTCAAAACAATAACTATCGGAATTGGAAAAACTTGTCAAGTCTGACAAGCTAGTGTTGGACGTAGATTTAAttagttgaaatttgaaaaaaagagagagtttttgaaaaactatgttgaaaaataatttttgaaagttgaagttgtattttaaCATGCATTATACTTGATAAAAAAGAAGTTTGTGAGTGGAAAGATTTTCATCAGTTTTGGAGatcttttttccaaaaattaatcaaatttcatgaacaaataatatttcatttttttttaacaaaaaagagagaaaaagaaaacatgtcCAAAGGGGAGCTTAATTTTGgtgggatcgaaataatcaaGGCGTCATGCGGCAGCTAATAATTGCAAATGTTCAATGACGATAAATCTGACAATAAAGAAAACTATAAAAAAGACTTCATTATGTGCTATGAGTTTGGTCAGTTGACCTATGCATGataatattaatataaaaaaaatattctaaaatTATTGAGAAAATAAATCTCCTCCTAACGAAAATCAGGGCAAAACCCTAACAAATTTGTGATAGGGATCAAAATTATCGAATTCAAGTCTTGAGTATAGAGTCATCTTGATAGAGAATATTTTACTCCTCAATATGAGATTTTCAgacataaattaaatttaattgaGCGTAACACCAATACTTATCGGTTGGAAAACAGAAAAAAGAGACTTGTCAAAGAGGAGCATAGGGACTGTACCTAGGAGCAGATGAGTGGCATATAGAGAGCATTGTCCTCGGTTTTCAGCGTACTTCTGGAgttctcaaactcaaacacgcTCCTGTAATTTTTTGTCAAGTGTCAACCTTGACCTCGTAAATATCATGGAAAATCGTTCAATATATTTTCACACGTATACTCAGAAATACTTTACTAGTTTTGACTTTTATACAACACAAGAAATCGTGTTTCTGACTTCCAAGAacataaacatgaaataataatCATCTCTTTCTCCCTTAGACATATTCAAAGCATTGACAAAATACAAACTTTTCATGGAGTATATAAGACTCCACCCTTTCTTCAATGCATTAAATGCATCATCAAAATCCCACTAACCATTTGTACGTAacgtcattcttttttttttttctctgtatTGAAATGAAAAATGCCTTCTATATGGAAAGCATTTTCACTGTCTTCAAATTCCCAtcactcttcttcttcttcttcttcttcttctagtaGTAATATTATTTCTTCACCGAATACACGTAGGATTTACGGTGGTGGAAGGAGGCTCACTAGGCAGCGTAAACTGAGGCATGTTAGTGATGATGATCTTGGTTTACGGAGTCCTAATATTCAGGCTTTAATTATTGATGAACGTTCAAAGTCCTTACCGGTTTCTACTGATTGTTATGTGGATTTGGGGTCGAGTTCTCGGTCGCCTCACCACCACCTACGTCACTGCTCTGCCGTGCCACTGCCGTTGCCACTCCCGGAGTTTAATTCTGTGCCTAAACAAAATCCGGTTGACTCTGATTTGCCAGTTAGAGTTGACCGGGATACTTTAAGTCCTCCTCTTGCCAGGTTAGTCTTGAATAGTAAACTCATTGTTCAAAATTTAGTATAGTActatatttatcaaaatttattcTTACATATATGTCTTAAGCTCCAAGTGAAAAATGCTaatccctccgttttaatttctttgtcttagtttgactcgacacgaagtttaaaaaaataaagaatacttttgaatcttgtgctcttaaactaaagatgtgtGCAATATATCAAAATACTCTTTGAATATCGTGGTCTTATGTATGCCATGTAGGACATTGGCGGTATAGatttactatatatagaaaggcgtaaaaatttactaaatagactaaaaaggaaaagtaagacaaacaactTGAAATGGAGGAAGTAACTGAAGTATTCATTTAGCCAATTGTACTGGTTTGGGATTGAGGCATGgttatttttgttttgatgatgAAAGCTTTTCATCTTAGGTAACTTTGTATCTAAAGGCATGTAGTGGTAGTAGGTAGTTGGTTAGAATTTGAAGTAACCATTTTTGGGATGGATTGATTGCAGTAAAATTTTATAGGTCTTTACcataaatggaccttttttcttttcttttagggTTGTGGATTAATTGCAGTAACCTTTATAAGCTAAGAGGTTTACCATAAATGTAGGCATACGCGGAGCCAAGATTTCAACTTTATGCCTTCTGGATTTTAAAATGCCGATCTCAAGTGATAATAACTGGATCCTGATTTAATGTGTATAGATTTAATGAAATTTTCAATACATTGATTTAACAAAAGCTACTACGCCGAATCGCAGCCAGGCTTCTACCTCCGCGACTGAATGTAGGTTTGGAATTGTGAAGAGTTCGTGGTGCTTAGTTGATTTCCCTGACATATCGTATTAAGGACATGTAACAGTTCTAATTTTATCTTGCTTGGGAGTAGATGATTTGAAGTGTGCTAGTTTGTTTTTTCCGTAACAATATTTGATTAGCTATGATGATTTTGTAAGAACAAAAACCGAACGCGGAACTGCTAACCTGTTGGAAGTTGCAGGGATACTTCTGATCGAACTCCAGCTGAGGTGACACGTTCTCAACATCCAAGATCATCTACTCCAACTTATCGGCGTAGGGGGTTCCATCAGGATCTGAATGACGAGGGTGTTGAATTCAGGTTGAACGTTCCTGCTAGAAGTGCTCCAAGTAGTGGTTTTACAAGCCCCATCCCGAGCCCAGAAAGATTTAGTACACAGGACCTTTTTCATCCTCCCTTTCATCAAGCGTCATCATCACCTTCAGAGGCTTACTCTTTCCAACTTTCACCCACAAGGGTTATAAATAGAGCTGATCATTCTCCACTGAGTAGCCTCAGGAATAACAGAAGTGGTGCTGTGCATTCTCATCATAAATCTCTTCCGGAAAGTTCTCTAGCTTGGAATGAAGCTAACAACATCAATGTGCACCCGCTACCCCTTCCACCAGGAGTTTCAAGACAACCAGAATTAGGTCCCATCCACAGCAATATGGATAAACCTTGTGTATCACCAACAAAGGGTCAATGGCTAAAGGGAAAGCTTTTAGGTCGTGGTACATATGGAAGTGTATACGAAGCTACCCATCGGTAAGGGATAAAGCTTGCTTAGACCTTAGTAAGTAACTCGGTACAAATGTAACATTTGCTCTTTTGTTTTCTCCGTTTTGACAGTGAAACCGGTGCTTTACGTGCACTGAAAGAAGTTGATCTCACTCCGGATGATCCTAAATCTGCTGAATGTATAAAGCAGTTAGAACAGGTGACTTCCCCATGTCTTCGTAGTCTACGTAATTAAAATTTCTACATAAACTGCAATCATTTGAGATGCACGGTGAGAAACCATATTTTAAAGGCCAAATCTTTGTTAAGTGAATTGAAGTGAACTCTAAACAAGTACTTAATAAGCATGTTATATAATAGCTTCCTGATAACTTGCGTtagtaaaatattaaaatcCCGGCTATATCCACCTTTGAGCTAACCATCATGTGCCTGAAGATGCAAAATCAATAATGTATCCAATAGAGACTTCTATTGATCATATCTTTTGACTTCATAAGCTTCCTTCACGTTTTGCATCAGCTAGAAAATAATTGCGGAATGTTGGTAACTGGCAAGGTTGAGGATTCATATTGCAGTATTTTTTATTCTACTTGCTTATACACAGCTTATCGCATCTGAAAGGATGAAGCTTTTGTACTGGATTGCAATGACCATGACTAGTTTTTCACTATTTTATGCTATTCTAAATTAATTCAGTTTCTTCCTTACTTCTGTTGTAGGAAATAAGAGTTCTCCGGCAGTTAAAGCATCGAAATATCGTTCAATATTATGGCAGTGAAATAGTAAGAACATCtatctttcttgttcttttgccATGTTCAGGTATTTCTTCAGAATGTTGAAAGATAAATGCTGTTGGCAATTCAGATGGAAGACCGCTTTTGCATATATTTGGAATATGTGCACCCCGGATCAATTAATAAGTATGTTCGGGAACATTGCGGAGCTATGACAGAGTCAATAGTTCGAAACTTTACTAGGCATATTGTATCAGGGTTGGCTTACTTGCATAGCACTATGACAATACACAGGTAGATACTGGGTTTCATCACTGTGGAAAATGTCACTTGATTTAAAGATTCATTAACAGAACCCTTTTGCTTTACAAACTTGTTTTTCTGGCGGTGTTGCTCGGTCTAATGGTTGGTTTCAATGGTTTTTTGCTGAGTAGGGACATTAAGGGAGCAAATTTGCTTGTAGATGCATCTGGAGTTGTTAAGCTTGCAGACTTTGGATTAGCAAAACATGTAAGCTTTCTGAATTCTAATGCCGAACTGAAACTGCCAGAGTTCCTTTGTTTGTTCTAATTAACTGTTTTTTAGTATTTTCCTGTAAACCCTGATCTGTAGTGAAAACGAGTGAGCTGGATCTTTCATCAGTTAGTTTTCATGCATACCTTACTGTTgtaatttcatatcatttctcgTTTTCCCAGCTTTCCAGCTGTGCAACTGATCTTTCTCTGAAAGGGAGCCCTCATTGGATGGCTCCAGAGGTAGGCATCGTTATGCTACTTTCCGGCTACTGCCtggcttcttttttctttcccctCTATTGGTTGTTGGCTTATACTTATATCTGGACTTCACTTTTTTTACAGGTAATGCAGGCTGTGTTGCGCAGAGATGCCAATCCAGAGCTTGCCTTAGCTGTCGATATATGGAGCCTGGGTTGTACTGTTATTGAAATGTTTACTGGACAGCCCCCTTGGGGTGAACTTACTGGGGTAAGTGTTTAAAGTTCTTACTTTTCGGGCCTTCTAGAATTGATTCTGTAAGTGTCTAATGTTCATCCTTTGGCCCCTATTAGGTGCAAGCTATGTTTGGTGTCTTGAACAAATCACCACCTATACCCGAAAAATTATCGTCAGAGGGGAAGGATTTCCTTCAGTGCTGCTTTCAGAGGAAACCTGAAGATAGGCCATCAGCTATGATGCTACTTGAACATGCTTTTTTATGTAATACTAGTTCGCATGAGCATAGTATTACTGTTACTGGTTGCTCAGAGGATTCTTCAGGGACGAAATTACATGTGAGTGGTACATGCTGCTGATGATGTGACTACGTTTAATGGTTCACGTTGGTGTATTATTTATCAGATTGTCTGAAAAAAATTCCAAATGGCTTTAAACTCTGAATTCGTTGCATTTCAGGATACCCTGCAGAGTCCTAAGAACCCAACTAACCATAAGAAGGAACCAAAGCCACCGTCACCAGGAACATCTGCCAGGCATGGAACGTGGCAGGTAATAATTGTCTTGTACTTCTTCTATCTGTGCTTGTCATATTTGTTACATACCAAGCGCTTTATTCTGTGAAATTGTTCTTTCTCGTATTAGTATCGTGTTATGCCATTGACTGTCACGTCCATCTTATGCAAAGTTAAACTGTGTCTCTTTCAGTGAAACTTCTCAGCAAACTCATCCTGAAACCTGTGAGTATGGAGCAGCTTCTCACCACTCTCCGCATTCTACACTTGAAGTTCTTCCCTGTATTTCTTCAATGGAGCTGAACTCGGGTTCACGTGCAGCCAGCCCCTCAAGCGTTCCTAGTAGCTTTCGCCTGGGACCTGAAAACAGAAGTCCTTATAGGATCACAGGAAAGGAAATTTCAAACCTCTGTATAAGATCATAAATGagtaaaagttgaaaaagatcGTGTACAGATCAGGAGAATTAGATAGACAACTTTAGTTGGATGATTAGTCACAATGTTTCCGGGAGAGATATGCAATTCTATTCCCGTATGCATCCACGTCTTTTGTGTACTAGTGATGTTGTTTTTGAAGCTATCAAAGACTTACATAGTTTTGGAACAGATTCATGAAGACTTGAAAGATGATTCTGAAGTTAATAGTGCAACTTAGACTGAATATATGACTTAGGTACATAAAAGCCACAGGTTTTTGTAGATGTAAATGTTTTTTGTTGTGCTTAATGCCAACCTAAAGGACATCTATTCCAACTCCTCAGCTGATTAGttttgttatgaacttgtatgaaaGTTTCTCATGAATAAACTATCTCAAAACTCTTAAGACATATTCCTTCGAGGTTTTGACTATGGAAGTGCTTCCAATATTAAATTGCGGGCGCGATACAATTCTTCAGGTGACAATAAATTTCTATGGTAATTTTCTGTCTGCATTCTTTTAGTAGTATTTGGAAGAGTAAATTATGAAAACATAGTATTATACAAAGTATAGGGTCAACcactttgaaatttaaaaaagagattATTACTAGCTAAAGATTCTGGCATAAAAGTGACATAGTGCATTACTACTAGTAGTGTAGTCAACATTTGTTTATTTCACTACGTGTTTAATAACTTTTCTTAGATAAACTTATTTATTTCTACTTAGGTGTGTTCGGTTTCAGTTTTTCTTATGTTTGATTGGTCaaattgttatgaaaatatcctttttcaggaaaataaatttattaaaatgagaaaaatgactttgCTAATGAAAGTAAAAACAAATAAGTTTAtgactttcaaattcatgatcTCTTCCGCACCCTTCCAACACCCCACCCCTTGACTATCTCACCCTTGGCCACCCCGAAATCCCACTCCCCGCATCCCACCCCATAATATTTTGCTATATTACCTATAAATGctcttaaaataaattttttttacctaCATAACGAATACTAGAAAATAAATCCACTTGTTTtacgaaaaatattttttagaaaaacattttccattaGAAAATTCCCTTCATGCCAAAaacacaattaaaaaaaaaaaataaaaaaaaaaataaaaatttagaaaatttagagCACACTTTCCCCCTtctattttccttcttttccattTGCCCTCTATTTTAAATCAAAAAGCGGGCAATTCGTAACTCCAAACTGAAAATGAATCCATGAAAACATTCAAACACTTGTAGtgccatcaacaacaataatggaaGCTCCACAGAGTTTAATCGGCAAATTATACACTTGCTATTCCAACGATATACACTTTGCCAAGCCAATTTCCTCTTCCAGAACTAACGAACTTGATTTAGTATGTTCATCTTTATTTATTCATATATCACAACCCCAATTACTTGATTTCTTGCATaaagttttcatttttcatctttagtATGTTCATCTTTTCATACCCTTTTGATATTAAGTTATAATGATTCATATAGCATACTCAattgattgaatttgcttaaagttttcattttttatttacccTTTTTAACCCCATTGTGATTTTTTCATCTTTAGGTGCGAAATGTGCTGCAAATAATACAAGGGTTTTCGAGTAGGCTGTTGTATTGGGATGAATTAGGGCAACGTTTTTGTGTCCAAAATGGGATATATGTGACCCATCTTTCACATACAAGTCTTTATCATGTTCTCAATCAGTTCACATATGCAGCAACATGTTTAAAGATGGTTGAAATTAGAATTCAAAAGGTTGAGAAATCTGTGCCTTTGCCGCCACCTACTTTGAGGGCGTTTTGTTGCTCTATCTCCACTTGGTTAAGTGTAAGTATCTACTTTTGTTTGCTTAATATTACGTTATTTGCACTTTTGGGTGTTCTGTATGTGTGTGCATTTATGTATAAAGAAgacatttttttccctttttatgtgGAGCAGTGGTTGCGCAGTGGTGCGTTGAAAGAGGAGATGAAGGTGGTTGATTCCTGTAGTTTAACTACTCCAACCCTCTTGGGATTGTCGAGTTCTTTATCGAGGTTGGTACATTGTATCCGAATATATTACTtcatgaaatgaaaattttgaagaatatagCATCATGTAGTTTCTGTTATTTCCTTTTCTGAACTGCTTTGAACTATTTTTCCTCAAGCatagggtctatcggaaacaacctctctacctccaaggtagaggtaaggtttgcgtacactctaccctcacCAGATCCCattttgtgggattacactaggtatgttgttgtatagcATCGTGTAGTTCAGTGATGCTACTGTGATTAagcataatgaaaataaaaaaggtcgaaaaacatacataccccTGGCATCGGCAATGTGttgttaaaaaagaataaagaaaaagaagttatCAAATGAAAGAAGCTATGGGAAAGAAGATGTGAAGAATGAAGATTATGTAGGTTAGTCATCATAGAAGTAAATGGAATTTGAGCCAGGGATGATTGAGCTAAACAGTGGTTACTAAGCGAAGATACGAGGATATTTAGTTGGGTTTGTTGCGATAGAGGTCTAGTATAGTTATGATAAGCTCCAAAATCAGATAAACCAAAAGGGTGGCAAGAGAACTTTTTCCACATATGGGAAATTACAACTAATATGAGTTGAAGAAAGTTAATGAAATCCTGGCACTGCAGATGAGAGAAGAATTCCCTAAGATTGGTAAATCACAAAGTGTTTGATGGAGAGCTTCATGAGTGACTTATTTCCTTTAACCtctatacatataaatattcatacaTCTCAAATTTCTACACTCCTTTGTGCTGGATATTTGGCCTGGGCTTGGGTGCACATCCTCATACCTATAAGCAAGGGAATTGCTTATTGCCTATCCTCCCAGTTTCAGTTACATGTTTTTCTTGATTGTAATCTATGCATCttatgttttgttttcttcttttattctttGTTTGCGAACATGTAGGTATCATGACAGAAATTCTTAATTTGAGAAATTCCTGGATTTACTTCGTCCAACAAGGACTGTTGTATTCTGATCTGGCAGCAGTGTAGATTGTTGCTGGATGAAATATGTTTTAATAAAGATGTCCTCCCTTTGTCCCATTTATGGGCCCACTTTCCTTTTTCGTTTGTCTTTGAAAAGAATGGAACTCTTCTATGTTTAGAaccaatttaactttaaacttctcatttccCCGTAATGAGATGAAATATACCCACCCAAATGtctatggcttgttttagaccacacggctcaaaagtctttcttttctttcttccgtAATCTCCATATCTAGTCAAACACCGTCACATAAAATGGGATGGAGGGTATAGATTGATCTACCCTTTTTTTAAACatgtgttttgattgttgtgccCATCTTTGATGTACCTGTTGCTCATCCTCGTTGTATCTTCTTTCTTTAAGACTTTTTTTCCTGGCTTTTCTTCTGCATTCCTGATTATGTGTGTACATGTTTTCGCGAAACTCCTTTTCCTATTGAAATGCCGAGAGGGAATCCAATGGCTCTCCCCTTTGCTTGCCTTAACCCAAATGAATTTTAACAGCTCACTTGTTTGACAGGTCTTGCTGACATATCTTTTCCTGTCCTTTTTTTAGGGGTTATTAATAGAAGTTCCTAACAAGATTTATCAATGCTATATTAGTTTGTGTGCAGGAGCTGAGTTTTTGTTTCAACTAGTGCAAGGAGCCATTCCACAAGCTTATGATGAAACTGATTCTTCTATCTCT
Coding sequences within it:
- the LOC132033332 gene encoding mitogen-activated protein kinase kinase kinase 5-like produces the protein MPSIWKAFSLSSNSHHSSSSSSSSSSSNIISSPNTRRIYGGGRRLTRQRKLRHVSDDDLGLRSPNIQALIIDERSKSLPVSTDCYVDLGSSSRSPHHHLRHCSAVPLPLPLPEFNSVPKQNPVDSDLPVRVDRDTLSPPLARDTSDRTPAEVTRSQHPRSSTPTYRRRGFHQDLNDEGVEFRLNVPARSAPSSGFTSPIPSPERFSTQDLFHPPFHQASSSPSEAYSFQLSPTRVINRADHSPLSSLRNNRSGAVHSHHKSLPESSLAWNEANNINVHPLPLPPGVSRQPELGPIHSNMDKPCVSPTKGQWLKGKLLGRGTYGSVYEATHRETGALRALKEVDLTPDDPKSAECIKQLEQEIRVLRQLKHRNIVQYYGSEIMEDRFCIYLEYVHPGSINKYVREHCGAMTESIVRNFTRHIVSGLAYLHSTMTIHRDIKGANLLVDASGVVKLADFGLAKHLSSCATDLSLKGSPHWMAPEVMQAVLRRDANPELALAVDIWSLGCTVIEMFTGQPPWGELTGVQAMFGVLNKSPPIPEKLSSEGKDFLQCCFQRKPEDRPSAMMLLEHAFLCNTSSHEHSITVTGCSEDSSGTKLHDTLQSPKNPTNHKKEPKPPSPGTSARHGTWQLNCVSFSETSQQTHPETCEYGAASHHSPHSTLEVLPCISSMELNSGSRAASPSSVPSSFRLGPENRSPYRITGKEISNLCIRS